From one Lotus japonicus ecotype B-129 chromosome 3, LjGifu_v1.2 genomic stretch:
- the LOC130745466 gene encoding receptor-like protein kinase THESEUS 1, whose amino-acid sequence MELIKWVLYSLVIFLVLVNGSFALYTPPESYLIACGSSQNITFQGHTYIPDSQHSSFVLKTGNSVVASSNSSSNAPFPFYQSARVFTEKASYRFEIRKEGRHWVRLYFSPLPKSSHDLTSASLTVVTDDFVLLSNFSFKKHKGSFMFKEYAINVTSDILVMTFIPSNGSVAFVNAIEVVSMPNELFADQALAVDPIAPFSGLSELAFETVYRVNMGGPLITAQNDTLGRTWVNDLKYLHMNSSVFNVSVNPSTIKYPEGVTPETAPNLVYATADTMGDANVNDQNFNITWVFPVDPNFSYFVRVHLCDIMSKSLNTLVFNLYINSDTALVSFDLSSITNDLSVAYFKDFVSNVSADSSTLTVSVGPDSMADLTNATMNGLEIMKISNALKSLDGLSSVDILLPSSSSKKNIVGIIVGSVVGALAAVALVGLCCCCLVGRKSKSSPQQGGHSWLPLPLYGNSLTLTKMSTTSQKSGTASCISLASSNLGRFFSFQEILDASNKFDEKLLLGVGGFGRVYKGTLEDGTNVAVKRGNPRSEQGLAEFRTEIEMLSKLRHRHLVSLIGYCDERSEMILVYEYMANGPLRSHLYGSDLPPLSWKQRLEICIGSARGLHYLHTGASQSIIHRDVKTTNILLDENFVAKVADFGLSKAGPALDQTHVSTAVKGSFGYLDPEYFRRQQLTEKSDVYSFGVVLMEVLCTRPALNPVLPREQVNIAEWAMSWQKKGMLEQIMDKNLVGKVNPASLKKFGETAEKCLAEYGVDRPSMGDVLWNLEYALQLQETSSALMEPEDNSTNHITGIQLTPLEHFDNSVSMIEGGNSCTDEDPEDVATSAVFSQLVNPRGR is encoded by the coding sequence ATGGAGCTCATAAAATGGGTTCTTTATTCTTTGGTtatttttctggttctggttaaTGGGTCATTTGCATTGTACACTCCTCCTGAGAGTTATCTAATTGCTTGTGGTTCTTCCCAAAACATCACCTTCCAAGGTCACACTTATATTCCTGATTCACAGCATTCTTCATTTGTGTTGAAAACTGGGAACTCTGTTGTTGCTAGTTCCAATTCTAGTTCTAATGCCCCTTTTCCATTTTACCAATCAGCTCGGGTTTTCACCGAGAAAGCTTCTTACCGATTTGAAATTCGGAAAGAAGGTAGGCACTGGGTAAGGCTATATTTTTCCCCTCTTCCCAAATCCAGCCATGATTTGACTTCTGCTTCATTAACAGTGGTTACTGATGATTTTGTTCTcttgagcaacttcagctttAAGAAGCACAAGGGTTCTTTTATGTTCAAGGAGTATGCAATCAATGTTACTTCGGATATATTGGTTATGACCTTCATTCCTTCAAATGGTTCAGTTGCCTTTGTCAATGCAATTGAAGTTGTGTCGATGCCAAATGAGTTGTTTGCTGATCAGGCATTGGCTGTTGACCCGATAGCACCGTTTTCTGGACTTTCTGAACTTGCCTTTGAAACCGTTTATCGGGTGAACATGGGGGGTCCTTTGATCACTGCTCAAAATGACACCCTGGGTAGGACTTGGGTGAATGATCTGAAATACCTCCATATGAACAGCTCTGTGTTCAATGTGTCTGTCAACCCTTCGACCATCAAGTATCCGGAAGGTGTTACGCCTGAGACAGCCCCGAATTTGGTCTATGCCACTGCTGATACAATGGGGGATGCAAATGTGAATGACCAAAATTTCAACATTACTTGGGTCTTCCCTGTGGATCCaaatttctcttattttgtCCGGGTGCACCTTTGTGATATTATGAGCAAGTCACTCAACACTTTAGTGTTTAATTTGTACATAAATTCTGACACAGCTCTTGTAAGTTTTGATCTCTCATCCATAACTAATGACTTGTCTGTGGCTTACTTCAAGGACTTCGTTTCCAATGTCTCAGCAGATTCTAGCACTTTGACTGTAAGTGTTGGTCCTGATTCAATGGCTGATCTCACAAATGCCACTATGAATGGATTGGAGATAATGAAGATCAGCAACGCATTAAAGAGCTTGGATGGGCTTTCTTCGGTTGACATTCTTCTTCCTAGTTCTAGTTCAAAGAAGAACATTGTAGGGATAATAGTTGGTTCTGTTGTTGGGGCTCTAGCTGCTGTAGCATTGGTTGGCTTGTGTTGTTGCTGCTTGGTGGGGCGCAAGTCGAAGTCATCTCCTCAACAGGGCggccattcatggctgcctttACCCCTGTATGGAAACTCTCTGACCTTGACAAAGATGTCAACAACATCACAGAAGAGTGGAACTGCAAGCTGCATTTCTTTAGCTTCATCAAATCTGGGACGATTCTTCAGTTTCCAGGAAATCCTAGACGCGTCAAACAAATTTGATGAGAAGCTGCTACTTGGTGTTGGTGGATTTGGAAGGGTTTATAAGGGAACACTTGAAGATGGGACTAATGTGGCTGTTAAAAGGGGTAACCCGAGATCTGAGCAAGGTCTTGCAGAATTCCGAACTGAAATTGAAATGTTATCCAAGCTTCGCCACCGCCATCTCGTGTCTCTCATTGGTTATTGTGATGAGAGGTCAGAAATGATTCTTGTTTATGAGTACATGGCTAACGGACCCCTCCGGAGCCATTTGTATGGATCAGACCTGCCACCTCTATCGTGGAAGCAGCGGCTAGAAATTTGCATTGGATCAGCAAGAGGCCTTCATTATCTCCACACCGGAGCATCTCAGAGCATAATTCACCGAGACGTAAAGACAACAAATATCCTCTTGGATGAGAATTTTGTTGCGAAAGTTGCTGATTTCGGCCTCTCCAAAGCTGGCCCTGCTCTTGATCAGACCCATGTGAGCACTGCTGTGAAAGGAAGTTTCGGTTATCTTGATCCTGAATACTTCAGAAGGCAACAGCTCACTGAGAAATCTGATGTGTATTCATTTGGAGTAGTGTTAATGGAAGTGTTATGCACAAGACCAGCTTTGAACCCTGTACTTCCAAGGGAGCAGGTTAATATTGCTGAGTGGGCAATGAGCTGGCAGAAAAAAGGGATGCTTGAACAAATCATGGATAAAAATCTGGTAGGAAAGGTGAATCCCGCTTCGCTTAAGAAATTCGGGGAGACGGCCGAGAAGTGCTTGGCCGAGTACGGTGTGGACAGGCCGTCAATGGGAGATGTCTTGTGGAACCTTGAATATGCTCTGCAGCTTCAAGAGACCTCATCAGCACTCATGGAACCGGAAGATAACAGCACGAACCACATTACAGGAATTCAGTTGACACCCCTTGAGCATTTTGATAACAGTGTGAGTATGATTGAAGGGGGAAACTCGTGCACGGATGAGGATCCAGAAGATGTTGCCACAAGTGCAGTGTTCTCACAATTAGTTAATCCTCGCGGAAGATGA
- the LOC130745467 gene encoding uncharacterized protein LOC130745467 gives MDMSSSNSLILVLVLFAFCCEMQMIAGIDYVTCTSLGSPCFGKKRECPYECPLKSPSDPKAKVCYIDCSSPTCQTYCKRYKPDCNGRGSACLDPRFVGADGIVFYFHGRRNEHFTLVSDANLQINARFIGLRPAGRSRDYTWIQALGLLFDSHKFTVEATPAANWNDGIDHLKFSYNGEELVIPEGYLSAWQSPENQLRVERTSSKNSVLVNLPEVAEISINVVPVTKEDSKIHNYQIPDDDCFAHLEVQFKFYGLSSKVDGVLGRTYQPDFQNPAKLGVAMPVVGGEDRYRTSSLLSADCGDCVFAPGQASEKKNSMMEYGMLDCTGVANGGNGIVCRR, from the exons ATGGATATGTCAAGCAGCAATAGTTTAATACTGGTCCTGGTGTTGTTTGCATTCTGTTGTGAAATGCAAATGATTGCAGGAATAGACTATGTGACATGCACCTCTCTTGGTAGCCCATGCTTTGGGAAGAAAAGGGAATGCCCTTATGAGTGCCCTCTTAAATCACCATCTGACCCAAAAGCTAAAGTCTGCTATATTGACTGTTCTTCTCCCACCTGCCAAACTTATTGCAAAC GTTACAAACCAGACTGCAATGGTCGTGGATCTGCATGCTTGGACCCTCGCTTTGTTGGAGCAGATGGCATTGTTTTCTACTTCCATGGAAGGCGCAACGAGCATTTCACCTTAGTATCTGACGCCAACCTCCAAATCAACGCCCGTTTTATCGGTCTTAGGCCTGCCGGTAGAAGCAGGGACTATACTTGGATTCAAGCATTGGGACTCCTCTTTGATTCCCACAAGTTCACTGTTGAGGCCACCCCAGCTGCTAACTGGAATGATGGAATTGACCATTTGAAGTTCTCTTACAATGGAGAGGAACTTGTCATCCCAGAAGGTTACCTCTCTGCATGGCAATCTCCAGAAAATCAACTGAGAGTGGAAAGAACATCAAGCAAGAACAGTGTTTTGGTTAATCTGCCTGAAGTTGCAGAGATATCTATCAATGTGGTTCCTGTCACTAAGGAAGACAGTAAGATCCACAACTATCAGATTCCTGATGATGATTGTTTTGCTCACTTGGAGGTGCAGTTCAAATTCTATGGTCTATCCTCCAAAGTGGATGGGGTTCTTGGAAGGACTTATCAGCCTGATTTTCAGAATCCGGCGAAGCTAGGTGTGGCAATGCCAGTAGTCGGAGGGGAAGACAGGTACAGAACCTCATCACTTCTTTCTGCAGATTGTGGTGATTGTGTATTTGCTCCTGGTCAGGCTTCAGAGAAGAAGAACTCCATGATGGAATATGGTATGCTGGATTGCACTGGTGTGGCCAACGGTGGCAATGGAATAGTTTGCAGAAGATAA